The DNA segment TCATGCTTTCTATTGATttaatatcaatatatttatacttaagTATAATTGtttcctactcctatgtatgCTAAAACGTCTCTAGACTGAGCTTATATAATATAACTAGTTCCGACTAAAGGGGCATACGAGCTGGATCAGGCCCGAGGGACCTCAGATACTGGCCAACCCTCTATTTTCATGATACGTTAATGACAAAAACACTGGGTGTATGACATACACACCAGAAGCACACTTTATCCCtacttctccagacgtggaaagtaGTAAATCTGGTGCTTGGGTCACAACACCATGTAGACCCACACCAGCACCGATCGATAAGACTTGTGTTTGCCTAACCCTTGTCAGGGTCGAAGTCACACCAACACGTGATTAAAGACTAAGAGTGGCTTTCTGAAGAAAGCAGAATGTAGCACAACAGGATCTCGATAGTGGCCTACTTCCGAGTGGCAGAATGTGAATCCTAAGTCGAGATCGGTAGTGGCCTACcaaagggggggggggaagaATACGATCTCGAAGAAAACAACCTCCAGGTTTAATCAAACAAACCTCCAGGTTTAATCAAACAATCCACGGGTTTAAACAagaaacctccgggttcaaCCAACAACCTCCAGGTTCAAAAGTCGGAACCTCAGGGTTTTGAATCAAATCTCCAGATTCCAAGCACTCCAAGTGCTAACCTCCGTGTTCCATGCATTAACCTCCGAGTTCTATATATCAACTGCCGGGTTCAATAAGGCACCTCTAGGTCCTAGAAAACACCTCCGGGTTATAGAAGAAACCTCGGGTTCAACAAGCACCTCTGGGTCCTATAAGATAACCTCTGGGTTCCAAGTATTAACCTTCGGGTTCTAAACGCTAAAATCTCTGGATTCTAAGTAAGACCATTCGGGTTGACAAGAACGACCTTCGCGTTCAGCCAAACACCAACGGGTTATAATCGGCCCCCAAGTCAAATATAAAGATCCCAGGATCTCTCGTCAAGGAATTCAAATCGTAACCTACCTAAGGGTGGTGCGATATGATCCTAGCAAAGTTCGAATCAACGGGATCACTAATCACCTACTCAAGGGAGGCTATTTAAGAAAAATCAAGTGCGGAGGAATCAAAGTCCCAAAATACATTCAAAAGAAGAAGCCACAAAGGGCCACGAGTGTAGTACCCTGCCCTTCGGGATACAATGGTCGAGAGAGTAAAAGTCAGAATCCAGAGCTAAGCTTTTGGGAGTCTATGTATTTGGAAgaatgttgagttttgatcacaTAAAACTTAACATGGTTCAGAGTAAAAGGgaagattggtcgagcatcaACTTTGTGGTCGAATCGCAGGCGATAAGAATTGATCGAGAAATGTTGAAGaacgaggtggtcgaagaaGTCATCGTGAGTGAACCATGAGTCAAATAATCTGCTCGAACATGGTTAGACAATGTATTATATTGATCAGAAagacgttttggaagcatcaCGTTTTTGGAATCACGACGTTTTAGAAGAACGATGTTTCTTAAGCACGAAGTTCTCTGAAAAACTTTGTCTCAGCGGAATGTTATTTCGAAGATATCAGAAGCAGGATGGGAATTAAgtaggacgggaagcaagcacgatggAAAAACCCAAAATTGGACGAAAActctaatttcggtattatggaatttcTTGGGGAAGCCGAGGCTATGAAAATATTTACCCAAATAAAGTCAgtctggagtttattaaaaatattcagctcATCAGAACGGAAACGTAAAAATATTCAGGATTGATCGCGGATCAAAAATTTGACCGAAATCAGACAAttgaaccgagaagctcgagatGTTTCAATACATGAGTCTAGGACGTGCTGTCTACCATCTAACAAGCTGAGTGTCaacagaagctcgaggtgtcgatGTGCATGGAAGcagtacatgcagcctgacatgtagaagcacgaggtggatcgaccaaacATGAAGTGTTGTTgtgcatgcaaccgaagcacgctgatcgacatgtgtgataTGGTGTACATACTTGCCtgagttccagtcatgcagAAGGCCATCTTGACTTGGGTGTGTCGTCCTGCATGTGACTGAGACAttcagccagccatgtggagcacgaggtgccgccatacgtgcgtccggagccatgcggagagACACACGGGTTGCCACCAATCTGAAGCTGATTGGTTgctgtctcctataaatacccccaCAACCCCAGATCATTTCTCCACATCAAGACCTGTCCAAAGCCAGTTTAAAACGTGGGAGAAAAGTagcaaaagagagaaagagtttCCAATCTTTTTCGAAAGTTTTAGAGAGTCTTCGAGGTCAGTTTCTCTATTGATTTTGAGTCAAGCCTAGGGAAGGTTATGTCCAACTGAaagtcaatcaagtgaagatcagttcaAATAGGAAGCCACTCCAAAACTTGGGTAGATAgataaagagagaaagaaagtggttatgtagagtatggtcgattctaaagaccgatactccaccgagaagccAAGTTCTGTCCAATTGatgattctctacgattgtcaCGCGGAAACTCTGTCCAAATGAATTCGTCCAGGCCAGCcagttcctttgatgatcaagtggaggtgctgtccagagttagttcagttccacGGGTTCACTCGAAGTTCTGAAGATttgatactccgccgggaagtcagaagaactgtccagaagctaaagaAGATTATGTCCGAGTATTAGTCCGTCCAGGCCTGTCAGTTTCTACATGATCAAGCtgaggttctgtccaagtcaagatcattccagtccagtcaagacgttcatcttgggttttggccaagtcttctccgatcaaccagctgcttatcggcaaagaacactgtgagttggttttgtttgagttccacttggaacttaggATAGATCGAGTCgtatatagagtagaatgctcacGCTGTTGCATGATatagtccttagggttatttgtTAAactggactcagtttagcaTGGGCTAAGCTGAAAtaaaatggaattaagactgagttaataacctgattAGAACTACAATGATTGATTATAGTTGAAGTGAATTACGGATCAGATGCATGTcttgattatttattatttggttAATTCTTATGGATTAGACATGCCTTAGGGATGTTAGGATGATTTCATGGTAGTGATTATTTGTGCATGGATTGTGGTAATGTTGTTGTCTAGGGGATCTTTGGCCATATAGGCTGATATCCtagtttatattgttttttactACAAGTCATATGCCATATAGGTCGGACTACTAGTACTAGTTGTTAATCTCGTAGACTCCTAAGTATTGTTTAGTTTAGGATAGGAGTCTTGTCTCTTAGGTCTTTACTAGGGATAGTTGTGTCGAGTACGCCGACAACAGGTGCaaaacccgcccatgctaggcatgttttggGGTGTACCAGTGGTTTCTCAccctcgtattcagcgggttctaggaaaccccttatttgctggatcgggaagactcagatagacggggcCATGGCCTATGTCTTaagattacacgacggtgttaTGTGGCAGCGACCAGAAAGACTGTGGACTGTCATGCAGTGACCCGATGGACAGTGAGCCGcagtcggttgaaagttccttcttctggcctttgtggtaggaataTAGGATATTGCTGATAGAGAAGATGAACACAAAGTCACCATTTCCCGGGGtagtgtgttgtgttgtgttaaAGTGTCGTGTTAAGTtaagggttatggaaccctagAGTTATCATAGCACTGAGATATAATGTTACGAGATAAATCAAGTTGTAGTTagtcatagtcttattattgtaattgtgtttggttgttgattgatttgtttgcaggttctggcattaagtcctaagtctggattaggtaccagattaggcttggtgtgtatttggttagtgtaggcctgaggTTGGCATGTATGTGTTTGAAgaattgcttgtgaagggtggttgATATTGAAAGCTATGTGGTATCATTGggtggccgatcatgttcttgtctgattgttggtcgaccggctAATGATACTTGCATAGTCTACGTGTCTACCACTACATGACTACTGAACTCAGgcatatatatggttaactagggattggttgttgacttgttttcatgcaggttctcgttacttgaagctagatcatggcaagaggccaagtctaacttagtaacggtttgcttagccttagcttttattgcatgctagggctagattgattgttattttgggttatgTGGGTTAGAGTTTAGGTTATGGGTAGAGGCCGctagctcactgagtaacattaggttactcaccgaactctgttgtcctttttgcatgtagctttaggtaaggatgatcggatagcttagagctggacgttaggaccgccagAGTAGATTTCATGCCTTTTTGTATACGGTATATATTGAGATTGTATTTAGTTGACTTCATTTGACATTAGGCCGGGCttagtcttgaattattcagtgtatgaatatttcttaaatcaataaaagtaattattttatatgtgcATCATGAGTattctgatatttgactagtccagTCTAACACAATGTTAGGttgtagtacgggttgaaaagccttaggcctcgatctaacgaaaaacgctaactcttggtacgggttgcaaagccttatgccttgagtTAGTGgcacgagttagtggatgaactggtctaattcgtggagtaaattttgtgactctgaccggatcgtccctagccCCTCACGTGGCGCTTCCGGaacatggtgttgggttggacggtcagtcatgttattgtttgattattggctggccggttggctcattCATCTCTAACCCTGGATGTTGAACgatcgatcggtcatgttcttgtttgattgttggccggttgatcaaccttatgtctaggacggttggggggtgttacagaggtggtatcagagcatggtttcgtccatgcttcagGAACtgatgatttaatcggttttaaatatttatcgagtcaaaaagAGTCACAAAAGGtattagggaaaccggtcacgttcagcgataggatttgtggttttaggaattaggattgagatagtggaatctagaattgCTAGGTTGGTTGGTTAGAATTTTTAGGTGATCACTCACCCAGAACCGAACCGGCCTAATCATTTCCACAAGCGATCCTGATTTAGCCTCAACTCTAATCCAATCCGGTTTTGTTGAATAATCCGCCCCATTCCATTTAAGGTAAGCATGTAAGATTTCAATTATGATTTCTAACCGgtatattgtttttggtttgtgttggttttctttattttaattgcAATAAACTTATGGGCCAATTGTtagttcttttattttatttgagtcCAATAATTCAAAGCTTTTGTTAGCTTTTGCCTTAGTGTCTAGTCGGTCCTCTTTTTTTTGGCCTTGTCTATTTAGAGTCCAAGAGAGTCCTTGTTGTTTTTGCATCAAAGTCCCCTAGAAGGACATAGCTACCAGGTATTTAATCTCCACTATAAGCAGCCTTGTATGtcttttatttatgaaatatatgaGACAGTTTGCCCCAGCAAAAAAGTCCCAAAGTCTTTCTAGCTTGTGTGAGAAGTCGGCCAGGAAGCAaccgaatcttatcaagctttCATCatcaagcttgtggcgattcttcactctttttccaTCCACCGATTTAGCttgagagatacacatccagcaaacCAAATCCCATCTTCATTCATCATTCATCCAGTGAtctgttgagagagatacacatccataTTTTCATTTGTGTTCATCATTTATCATATAGTTGTTCTTTGTTTTAtcatataaaattcataaaaactcataaaaatcttCTCATTTGTTTCAGGTACAAATCGGCCAGCCCATCTTCCATCGCATCTGTCTAGCCATCCGTCCCCTCCAGGCCGATCCAATACGAACCTCAGTCTAACCATCAATACGGTCTGAATCTCATGTGGTATCAGAAACGTCCTCGTTGCGCCtcacgacaggtctcaagaccCCTCTCAGGTCAGAAAcgagatggctaaccagcttTGATACCACTTGCAACGCTCCGACCATCCACAGCTAATGGGTCCCCCACACTCTCTCACTCGGCCCGTGGACCGTATCCCGTTCCAACCAACACTGCGTAAATTTTCCAAGGCTCataatcattgtttactgatcCTGTAAACACCACATGACTTTTCTCCGTGTTTTAGCCTCACTCGCACGGTATCGCgtatcacttcccgataggtcacccatcctccCACTACTCTagtccaagcacgcttaactctgtaattctaaacggatgtgtaaCAAAAAAGGTAAGTCAATTTTTGTGACATAGGTAACCAAATCAATTATCTTAACTTTTCTGTAACATCCTGAATTGTGATATATGAAAAtgcttaaaaaaattgatttgactACCTATGTCATAAGTTCAATCTAGCATTATTGGCAAAGCAATTATGGAGACTGGTCCAATACCCTGATTCACTGGTTGCCCGAGTATTAAGGGGGAGATATTATAGGATGACCTCGCCATTGAGAGCGATCTCTACTAGCAGCCCATCATATGTGTGGACAAGCATCTCCGCAGCAAGGAAGCTTTTACTGCTAGGGATCAGACAGAAGATTCACTCTGGCTATGACGTCAGGGTGTGGGAGGATCTGTGGATTCCAACGACACCTGCTAGACCAGCTAGACCTATAGCGCATGTGATGCACCTAAACATGAGGGTCAGTGACATCATTAATCAGGAATCAAATGAGTGGGATGTAGGACTACTAGATGATTATGTCCATTCTGATGATATACCACTCATTCGCAGCATGGCCATAAGCTCTACTCATCGTCAAGATACTTTCTGCTGGAACTACACGAGGAATGGCCAATACACAGTCAAATCTGGATAATGGGTTGCTCAGAACCTGTTGAagcaagaagaggaaaaggaaataTTAGAGCCAAGTATCACtaaacttcaagcctttgcttggaagttaCAAGCGCCAAGGAAGATGTGCCATCTTATACGGCAATTGATAACGGGTTAGGTAGCAGTAACGAAGAATCTAGTAAGGCGTAATATGAGGTGCGATAATTATTGCCCAAGGTGTGGGCAAATAGAGGAATATGTAACTCATGTAAtatttgaatgccctccagcCTTGCAAGTATGGTCTTCAAGTCCAGGTTTATTCCCAGTGGCAAGCGTCTACACAAACATGGGCTATCTTTTCTGGaggaaaaataatatcattGCACCAGACCAAGGcagggatccttatccctggataatatggtatatttggaaggctcgCAATGATAAGCTTTTCTAGGGTATAGACAAAGACCCTTTGGAACTTGTTCGATACGCAGAGAGTGAATGTCAAGTGTGGTTTAACGCGAATGAGATGATACCGCCACACGTCCAGGCCAGCAATAATGATGTAaaccaagtcttaagcttgggtaatatctgtctactagatggatcttggacagcttctgatcgctttagtggatgtggatgggtctggATGGATAGTAGGGAGGACATACAACTTATGGGAACACGAAACTTCACTCGATGTGAATCAGCGCTGCATTCGGAGGTAGAAGCGctgcgatgggcgatggagaacaGAGCCTTGGTCTTACCATGGCTTATCTTTGGAACTGACTGCAAggagctgattgcaatgataaatgAACCCCAGGAGTGGCCAAGATTTTCGACAGAGCtggagaagatagagacgcTGCAGATTTGTTTTCCGGATTTCAAAATCGTTCATGTACCATGAGTGCGCAATCAGCTTcctgattttttagctaagactgctaggagCTTTCGTAGAGAGTTAGTTTTCATTGGTTGTTGTATTCCGGTCTgtttacccagaccacctcaagcttgagtaatagaatgaccgtttgacgtaaaaaaaaaaaaaagactaccTATGTCATGAATACGAGTGTTTGGATCTCTAAGTAAGTTATGGCCATTTTTCCCTCGCATATACACCACTTTGACCATCTTTAACATTTAGGATATTTTGGTCacactaatttaaaaataaagaatgacgaaattaattaataacaaagaaaagttgaagAGAAGATATATCCATTtacttctcctcctcctcctcctcgttTCTCTCCAATGGCGGACAAGCTAGCTCTCCCTCTTCTTCTCCCAAGCACACCTTCCCCAAAGCCCTTGTTTCACGACCACCACCAACTCTCCAGAACGCCCTTTCTCACCTCACAAactcctcctccttctccgGTAGAGCCTCTCCTTCACGACGTCTTCCTCCaccaaaaccctaattcgaGAAGACCCATAACCCCACAACCTCCCAAAACCCGTAACCGAACTCGAATCGGCAAGTCACGAGACCCTAACCTCGGAAAGCCTTGGTCTTACCATGGCTTATCTCCTCATGGCCAGCAGATTCTCCGTTCCTTAATCGAACCCACTTTCGATTCCGGCCAATTAGACCCTCTTCTCTCTCAGTTATCGGAGTCGTCTTCCTCGGAGTTACTCGCTCTTCTCAAAGGATTAGGCTTCCATAAGAGATTCGATTTAGCTCTTAGCGTGTTTGATTGGTTTATGAAGCAAAAGGATTATCAATTAGATAACTCCGTTGTCGCTGTTGTTATCTCGATGTTGGGTAAAGAAGGAAGAGTCTCTTCCGCTGCCAACTTGTTCAATGGCCTGATAGAAAACGGCTTCTCGCTTGACGTTTACTCGTACACTTCGTTGATATCTGCGTTTGCAAATAGCGGAAGGTATAGAGATGCTGTGATGGTGTTCAAGAAGATGGAAGAAGAAGGTTGTAAACCGACTTTGATTACTTACAATGTTGTTCTGAACGTGTTTGGGAAAATGGGCACTCCCTGGAGTAAGATTACGTCTCttgtggagaagatgaagagtgATGGGATTGCTCCTGATGCGTATACGTACAACACGCTTATAACTTGCTGTAAGCGAGGATCTTTGCATGAAGAAGCTGCTCGGGTTTTCCAAGAGATGAAGATGGCAGGGTTTAGTCATGATAAGGTTACTTACAACGCCTTGTTGGATGTTTATGGCAAGTCTCATCGGCCTAAAGAAGCTATGAAGGTTTTGAACGAGATGGAGCTTAGTGGGTTTACACCGAGCATTGTGACTTATAACTCGTTGATATCTGCGTATGCGCGTGATGGAATGTTGGATGAAGCTATGGAGCTTAAGAATCAGATGGTGGGAAAGGGAATGAAGCCTGATGTTTTCACTTACACCACGCTTTTGTCCGGATTCGAGAGAGCTGGGAAGGTTGAATCTGCTATGAGTGTTTTCGAAGAGATGAGGAACGCTGGTTGCAAACCGAATATTTGTACTTTTAATGCCTTCATAAAGATGTATGGTAACAGGGGGAAGTTTGCGGAGATGATGAAGATATTTGATGAGATCAACGTGTGCGGTCTTTCTCCAGACATTGTCACTTGGAATACGCTGTTAGCAGTCTTTGGCCAAAACGGGATGGATTCTGAAGTCTCGGGTGTGTTCAAGGAGATGAAGAGAGCAGGTTTCGTACCTGAGAGAGAGACTTTCAATACGCTTATCAGTGCTTATAGCCGATGTGGTTCGTTTGAACAAGCTATGACTGTTTACAGGCGAATGCTTGAAGCTGGGGTCACTCCTGACCTCTCCACTTATAACACTGTGTTGGCAGCTTTGGCACGTGGAGGAATGTGGGAACAATCTGAGAAAGTTCTTGCAGAGATGGAGGATGGTCGGTGCAAACCGAATGAGTTAACTTACTGCTCGCTACTTCATGCGTATGCAAACGGCAAGGAGATAGGTCGGATGCATTTCTTAGCAGAAGAAGTGTATTCTGGAGTTATCGAGCCTCGAGCTGTGCTTTTGAAGACTCTAGTCTTGGTTTGTAGTAAGTGTGATCTTTTGCCGGAAGCTGAGCGTGCCTTCTCCGAGCTTAAAGAAAGAGGGTTTTCACCAGATATAACCACATTGAACTCCATGGTGTCCATATACGGAAGAAGGCAGATGGTGGCGAAGGCGAACGAAGTGTTAGATTACATGAAAGAGATGGGCTTCACACCAAGCATGGCGACGTACAATAGCCTTATGTATATGCATAGCCGGTCTGCAGATTTCGGAAAATCAGAGGAGATCTTGAGGGAAATACAAGCTAAAGGCATCAAACCAGATATCATATCGTACAACACAGTTATCTATGCGTATTGTAGGAATACTCGGATGAGAGATGCTTCTAGAATCTTCGCAGAGATGAGAGATTCAGGGATTGTTCCAGATGTGATCACTTACAATACATTTATCGGTTCTTATGCGGCTGACTCGATGTTTGAGGAAGCCATTGGCGTCGTTAGGTACATGATCAAGAATGGGTGTAGACCAAACCAGAACACTTACAACTCCATTGTCGATGGTTACTGTAAGTTAAACAGGAAAGATGAGGCAAAGCTGTTTGCTGAAGATCTGAAGAATCTTGATCCTCATGCTCCTAAAGATGAGGAACAAAGGTTGCTGGAACGCATAGTGAAGAAATGGCCAATAAGATAGTTGGAATTCTAGAGTCAGGACTATTGGGCATATCTGCTTATCGCAGTAAGCCATACAATCTGCAGCTGACCCTTCATCATCTTCTCACTTGTACAGATGAAACTGAAGTATGAAACCGTTGGGTGGTTTTTGGTTAGCTTATGTATGGGACTGATGTTCACTGGATCACTTCTGCTCAAGCTCCGGTTCCATTTTTCCCCTTTCTGATGATGAAAATATGGAACTTGTTTGACTGAGATCGTTTCTAGATCGGAAAGGAgatatgttgtcttttgtgtCAGGCTAAGAAGCATAGTGATTAGTTTATACGAATTAGTTGTATGTTTTGAGACGTCTCTTTTAGCTTATATATGTCATGCAATATTATATTTCTGATTAAAACTTGCACATTGTTTTTCATTGTTTTGCATTGTTCCCATGTCATCTACGCTATCATATTCAGTTTATAGATAATAATATTCAAAACGGAAACACGCTAAGATAGTActaaaaatttttttgtcacagaTATAGActctaaatattaaaatgatcaaaatgtttcattgaagatataaatataca comes from the Brassica napus cultivar Da-Ae chromosome A7, Da-Ae, whole genome shotgun sequence genome and includes:
- the LOC106360937 gene encoding pentatricopeptide repeat-containing protein At5g02860 codes for the protein MADKLALPLLLPSTPSPKPLFHDHHQLSRTPFLTSQTPPPSPVEPLLHDVFLHQNPNSRRPITPQPPKTRNRTRIGKSRDPNLGKPWSYHGLSPHGQQILRSLIEPTFDSGQLDPLLSQLSESSSSELLALLKGLGFHKRFDLALSVFDWFMKQKDYQLDNSVVAVVISMLGKEGRVSSAANLFNGLIENGFSLDVYSYTSLISAFANSGRYRDAVMVFKKMEEEGCKPTLITYNVVLNVFGKMGTPWSKITSLVEKMKSDGIAPDAYTYNTLITCCKRGSLHEEAARVFQEMKMAGFSHDKVTYNALLDVYGKSHRPKEAMKVLNEMELSGFTPSIVTYNSLISAYARDGMLDEAMELKNQMVGKGMKPDVFTYTTLLSGFERAGKVESAMSVFEEMRNAGCKPNICTFNAFIKMYGNRGKFAEMMKIFDEINVCGLSPDIVTWNTLLAVFGQNGMDSEVSGVFKEMKRAGFVPERETFNTLISAYSRCGSFEQAMTVYRRMLEAGVTPDLSTYNTVLAALARGGMWEQSEKVLAEMEDGRCKPNELTYCSLLHAYANGKEIGRMHFLAEEVYSGVIEPRAVLLKTLVLVCSKCDLLPEAERAFSELKERGFSPDITTLNSMVSIYGRRQMVAKANEVLDYMKEMGFTPSMATYNSLMYMHSRSADFGKSEEILREIQAKGIKPDIISYNTVIYAYCRNTRMRDASRIFAEMRDSGIVPDVITYNTFIGSYAADSMFEEAIGVVRYMIKNGCRPNQNTYNSIVDGYCKLNRKDEAKLFAEDLKNLDPHAPKDEEQRLLERIVKKWPIR